A section of the Spirosoma pollinicola genome encodes:
- a CDS encoding TetR/AcrR family transcriptional regulator encodes MEKIRRNRAETTQRIVNALEDVLAEQGLEGARINQIAEKAGISKVLIYRYFGGLDGLMEYYVRMGRMFPQFTPAMLDQIRPMHQGDLAKVWYRQAIQMFRYMRTSKAAREVLKANVVENDPTADVISKAQDDELMRLVGQLSFIEGPDNQAISAVMLGALSYLTIQAQNNHTMVGIDLRSEQGWQRIEGAVKIIYLALNKMAVESQIVKLSAQPKALPTSQW; translated from the coding sequence ATGGAAAAAATTAGAAGAAATCGCGCGGAGACCACACAGCGCATCGTGAATGCCCTTGAAGATGTACTAGCCGAGCAGGGTCTGGAAGGAGCTAGAATCAATCAAATTGCTGAAAAAGCAGGTATAAGCAAAGTGCTTATCTACCGATATTTTGGCGGTTTAGATGGTCTAATGGAATACTATGTGCGGATGGGACGTATGTTCCCCCAGTTCACACCAGCCATGCTAGACCAAATTCGCCCTATGCATCAAGGTGATCTGGCTAAGGTATGGTACCGTCAGGCAATACAGATGTTTCGGTATATGCGAACATCGAAGGCTGCCCGTGAGGTATTAAAAGCGAATGTGGTTGAGAACGATCCAACTGCCGACGTCATCAGCAAAGCACAGGATGATGAACTGATGCGCTTGGTGGGTCAGCTTTCGTTTATAGAAGGTCCCGATAACCAAGCGATATCGGCGGTAATGCTGGGGGCTTTATCCTACCTCACTATTCAGGCTCAGAATAATCATACAATGGTTGGTATTGATCTTCGAAGTGAGCAGGGATGGCAACGGATTGAAGGTGCCGTTAAAATAATTTACCTGGCATTAAATAAAATGGCTGTTGAATCTCAGATAGTAAAATTGAGCGCTCAGCCCAAAGCCCTACCAACAAGTCAATGGTAA